In Microbacterium maritypicum, the following are encoded in one genomic region:
- a CDS encoding spermidine synthase, which yields MGRNRSRDVEHPQVRLDHGGIASIVPSEFTSGFELIVDDTPQSHVDLDDPTHLHFEYIVRMGAVIDQLAPGPLTAVHLGAGALTIPRYIDATRPGSRQQVIELEAPLAQLVREHLPLPKGAAIRIRIGDAREGVGRLPGALQASCDLVVSDVYSGAQTPAHLTSVEFYRELSGLLAPGGVLLVNVADGPGLAFARRQAATIAEVLPEIGILADTQVLKGRRFGNLVIAASASPLPTEWLPRMLAAGPHPAKIAQGAEAEAFLQGARIVTDADAVASPRPDASLFLR from the coding sequence ATGGGCCGGAACCGATCGCGCGACGTCGAGCACCCGCAGGTCCGCCTCGACCACGGGGGCATCGCCAGCATCGTGCCGTCGGAGTTCACCAGCGGGTTCGAACTCATCGTCGACGACACCCCGCAGTCGCACGTCGACCTCGATGACCCCACACACCTGCATTTCGAGTACATCGTGCGCATGGGCGCGGTGATCGATCAGCTCGCGCCCGGGCCTCTCACCGCCGTGCACCTCGGCGCCGGCGCGCTCACGATCCCCCGCTACATCGACGCCACCCGCCCCGGCTCCCGCCAGCAGGTCATCGAACTCGAAGCGCCGCTCGCCCAGCTGGTCCGCGAACATCTGCCGCTGCCGAAGGGCGCCGCCATCCGCATCCGCATCGGTGATGCACGGGAGGGAGTGGGTCGGCTTCCGGGCGCCCTGCAGGCGAGCTGCGACCTCGTGGTCTCGGATGTGTACTCCGGAGCGCAGACGCCCGCCCACCTCACGAGCGTCGAGTTCTACCGCGAGCTCTCCGGCCTGCTCGCTCCCGGCGGCGTGCTGCTCGTGAACGTCGCGGACGGCCCGGGCCTCGCGTTCGCCCGCAGGCAGGCCGCGACGATCGCCGAAGTGCTGCCCGAGATCGGCATCCTCGCCGACACGCAGGTGCTCAAGGGACGTCGGTTCGGAAACCTCGTGATCGCGGCATCCGCTTCTCCCCTGCCGACCGAGTGGCTGCCGCGGATGCTGGCGGCCGGCCCGCACCCGGCGAAGATCGCGCAGGGGGCCGAGGCCGAGGCCTTCTTGCAGGGGGCGCGGATCGTCACGGATGCCGATGCCGTCGCGTCGCCTCGCCCCGACGCCTCACTCTTCCTCCGCTGA
- a CDS encoding LCP family protein — protein MRRHDEADRSTVARHATLPTPGPAKGFLKIAGITLGVILVSAIAVAAFIVTDYFNRFSDGAVTLEDAPEVEPPQIGAFPGEFSMLIIGTDECGEVSTGLLGERCSEADGGILNDVNLLVHVSAEPRNVTVVSLPRDLMIETPECTLPDGSVASATNKTQINSIFQRAGLSCVAKTVTQLTGIEIPFAAKIAFDGVMEVTDAIGGVEVCIGGEGIRDRHTALDWEPGPRTVSGYEALQFIRTRHGVGDESDMARVSNQQQYMSRLVKKIMSDEVLSDPGKVLGLADTVVDNIDPSDELANPVRLAQLALSIKDVPFSDFVFLQYPVFGDPDDSDRVVPNYDAAATIWDALKAGQPVQLTGGVSNNGGVELVEPAPGTDPEAPEATPPATGAPATETPAPRATLDPAISGQTVEQETCANGKLR, from the coding sequence ATGCGCCGCCACGACGAAGCCGACCGCTCCACGGTCGCGCGCCATGCGACTCTCCCCACGCCCGGGCCCGCCAAGGGCTTCCTGAAGATCGCCGGGATCACGCTGGGCGTCATCCTCGTGTCGGCGATCGCCGTCGCCGCGTTCATCGTGACGGACTACTTCAATCGCTTCAGCGACGGTGCCGTCACCCTCGAAGACGCCCCCGAGGTGGAGCCTCCCCAGATCGGCGCCTTCCCCGGCGAGTTCAGCATGCTCATCATCGGCACCGACGAGTGCGGCGAGGTCTCCACCGGGCTTCTCGGAGAACGCTGCTCGGAGGCCGACGGCGGCATCCTCAACGACGTGAATCTGCTCGTGCACGTCTCGGCAGAGCCCCGCAACGTCACGGTGGTCTCGCTCCCCCGCGACCTGATGATCGAGACCCCGGAGTGCACCCTCCCGGACGGATCCGTCGCCTCCGCGACCAACAAGACGCAGATCAACTCGATCTTCCAGCGCGCCGGACTCTCCTGCGTCGCGAAGACGGTCACCCAGCTCACGGGCATCGAGATCCCGTTCGCCGCGAAGATCGCCTTCGACGGAGTGATGGAGGTCACCGACGCGATCGGCGGTGTGGAGGTGTGCATCGGCGGAGAAGGCATCCGCGACCGACACACGGCTCTCGACTGGGAGCCGGGACCGCGCACCGTCTCGGGCTACGAGGCGCTCCAGTTCATCCGCACCCGGCACGGTGTCGGCGACGAGAGCGACATGGCCCGCGTCTCGAACCAGCAGCAGTACATGTCACGCCTGGTGAAGAAGATCATGAGCGACGAGGTGCTCAGCGATCCGGGCAAGGTGCTGGGACTCGCCGACACCGTGGTCGACAACATCGACCCGAGCGACGAGCTGGCCAATCCCGTCCGGCTCGCACAGCTCGCGCTCTCGATCAAGGACGTGCCCTTCTCGGACTTCGTCTTCCTGCAGTATCCGGTGTTCGGTGACCCTGACGACTCCGACCGGGTCGTCCCGAACTACGACGCCGCAGCCACCATCTGGGACGCGCTGAAAGCGGGCCAGCCCGTGCAGCTCACCGGCGGCGTCAGCAACAACGGGGGCGTCGAACTCGTCGAGCCCGCACCGGGCACCGACCCCGAGGCCCCGGAGGCGACCCCTCCGGCCACGGGCGCCCCGGCGACCGAGACTCCCGCACCACGCGCGACGCTCGACCCGGCCATCTCCGGTCAGACGGTCGAGCAGGAGACCTGCGCCAACGGCAAGCTGCGCTGA
- a CDS encoding sugar ABC transporter substrate-binding protein — protein MHKRILPAVALGAVATLALAGCAGGGDTGSTDGEGKELTVWIMKGTNPDASAFYDDVAEAFEKETGATVKIDEIQWADAHDRFVTSIAGGTTPDIAETGTTWTAEFADAGALLPIDEYVDGEKGLRDDLVEGLEVAGTYEDELYGMPWYAGVRSLMYRADVFEELGLEAPKTWDDIVAAGDAIKAAKPDMLPFPVPGDAEFQVYPWVWGADGEIATKDGDTWTSELDSAESQAGIEFYTGLATEHGFSSAGATTWKETDLRDAFTQGNVAMMLSGSWTPNSLIEANPDLEGKIGAAVIPGKDGGIAPSVLGGSHLSIFNTTKNADLAWEFVKLVTTGEFAEQWSDETGYFPGVQSAMEEALASTDPLVAPFAEQMVDGGASVPVTPNFGAVQAKKTTNSMIQAILSGQKDVATATKDASAEMTELLNQ, from the coding sequence ATGCACAAGCGCATTCTTCCGGCCGTGGCGCTCGGCGCCGTGGCCACGCTCGCCCTCGCCGGCTGCGCCGGCGGCGGTGACACAGGCTCCACCGACGGCGAGGGCAAAGAGCTCACCGTCTGGATCATGAAGGGCACCAACCCGGACGCGTCGGCCTTCTACGACGACGTCGCCGAAGCCTTCGAGAAGGAGACCGGCGCCACCGTCAAGATCGACGAGATCCAGTGGGCAGACGCGCACGACCGCTTCGTGACCTCGATCGCCGGTGGCACGACTCCTGACATCGCCGAGACCGGCACCACCTGGACCGCCGAGTTCGCCGACGCGGGCGCGCTCCTCCCGATCGACGAGTACGTCGACGGCGAGAAGGGCCTGCGTGACGACCTGGTCGAGGGCCTCGAGGTCGCCGGCACCTACGAAGACGAGCTGTACGGCATGCCCTGGTACGCCGGTGTCCGCTCGCTCATGTACCGCGCCGACGTGTTCGAGGAGCTCGGTCTCGAGGCTCCGAAGACGTGGGACGACATCGTCGCCGCGGGTGACGCCATCAAGGCCGCGAAGCCCGACATGCTGCCGTTCCCGGTTCCGGGCGACGCCGAGTTCCAGGTCTACCCCTGGGTCTGGGGTGCCGACGGCGAGATCGCCACGAAGGACGGCGACACCTGGACCAGCGAGCTCGACAGCGCCGAATCGCAGGCCGGCATCGAGTTCTACACGGGCCTCGCCACCGAGCACGGCTTCTCTTCCGCAGGTGCCACCACCTGGAAGGAGACCGACCTCCGTGACGCGTTCACGCAGGGCAACGTCGCCATGATGCTCTCGGGCTCGTGGACGCCGAACTCGCTCATCGAGGCGAACCCCGACCTCGAGGGCAAGATCGGCGCCGCGGTCATCCCCGGGAAGGACGGCGGCATCGCCCCGTCGGTGCTCGGTGGATCGCACCTCTCGATCTTCAACACGACGAAGAACGCCGACCTGGCGTGGGAGTTCGTGAAGCTCGTCACGACCGGCGAGTTCGCCGAGCAGTGGTCGGACGAGACCGGATACTTCCCGGGTGTGCAGTCCGCGATGGAAGAGGCCCTCGCCTCGACCGACCCGCTGGTCGCACCGTTCGCCGAGCAGATGGTCGATGGCGGAGCATCCGTCCCGGTCACCCCGAACTTCGGCGCCGTCCAGGCGAAGAAGACGACCAACTCCATGATCCAGGCCATCCTCAGCGGACAGAAGGACGTCGCGACCGCGACGAAGGACGCTTCCGCCGAGATGACCGAACTGCTCAACCAGTAA
- a CDS encoding carbohydrate ABC transporter permease: MSMVQAPLPATKAESTSASVAGGRKRRGLSIVAARPWLLLAPGLVILAVLMLWPLIQVFIYSLQDYGLREINTGENNWIGLDNYVEALTNPTLWTVVLPNTVGFAAVAVFVTVAVGTLVALLLARLGTTWRVIVSSCIMVAWAMPAVTGTYVWTFIFDADRGIFNQVLTDLGLMDDPVNWFTNQWSFYAIVLLNVVHHGFPFVAITVLAGLLGVSKEMLEAAALDGAGAWRRFWKIIFPTLRPVFSVVIILSTIWDFKVFAQVYLMPGGGGGNRQVLNLGVWSYVESFGQNRYGFGAALAVLLTLVLIGITIVYIRSLMKEDEL, encoded by the coding sequence ATGTCGATGGTGCAAGCGCCACTGCCGGCCACGAAGGCGGAGTCCACCTCCGCCTCCGTGGCCGGCGGCCGGAAGCGACGCGGTCTCTCGATCGTCGCGGCCCGCCCCTGGCTTCTTCTCGCGCCCGGGCTGGTCATCCTCGCGGTGCTCATGCTCTGGCCTCTCATCCAGGTGTTCATCTACTCGCTGCAGGACTACGGCCTGCGCGAGATCAACACCGGGGAGAACAACTGGATCGGTCTCGACAACTACGTCGAGGCGCTCACCAACCCGACTCTCTGGACGGTGGTGCTGCCCAACACCGTCGGCTTCGCCGCTGTGGCGGTCTTCGTCACGGTGGCCGTCGGCACGCTCGTGGCCCTGCTGCTCGCGCGGCTCGGCACCACGTGGCGCGTCATCGTCTCCAGCTGCATCATGGTCGCGTGGGCGATGCCCGCCGTGACCGGTACCTACGTCTGGACCTTCATCTTCGATGCCGACCGCGGCATCTTCAACCAGGTCCTCACCGACCTCGGGCTCATGGACGATCCGGTCAACTGGTTCACGAACCAGTGGTCCTTCTACGCGATCGTGCTCCTGAACGTCGTGCACCACGGCTTCCCGTTCGTGGCGATCACCGTGCTCGCCGGACTCCTCGGCGTCTCGAAGGAGATGCTCGAGGCGGCGGCTCTCGACGGCGCCGGCGCCTGGCGTCGTTTCTGGAAGATCATCTTCCCGACGCTCCGCCCGGTGTTCTCGGTCGTGATCATCCTCTCGACAATCTGGGACTTCAAGGTCTTCGCGCAGGTGTACCTGATGCCCGGCGGCGGTGGCGGAAACCGCCAGGTGCTGAACCTCGGCGTCTGGTCGTACGTGGAGTCGTTCGGCCAGAACCGCTACGGCTTCGGTGCAGCGCTCGCCGTGCTGCTCACGCTGGTCCTGATCGGCATCACCATCGTCTACATCCGCTCCCTCATGAAGGAGGACGAGCTGTGA
- a CDS encoding carbohydrate ABC transporter permease: protein MNPRPRLRSRIGLGIAVAAVLIFTLFPVYWMVSSAFDGKASSGGQSLIPQEFTWDNFAFVLTDGGFGTYLRNSAIVALVTVLVSALVCLLAAVAVARFKFKFRTMILMMILVVQMVPLEALVIPLFLQVKSLGLLNSILGLMVVYVALSLAFGIWMLRGFVAAVPVELEEAAYIDGASWWRMFRSVLLPLVMPGLVATSIFSFITAWNEFIFAMTILGAQTDQYTVSIGLKSFFGLHSNDWGSIMAASTIITVPVMIFFVLVQRKLASGMVAGAVKG from the coding sequence GTGAACCCGCGCCCTCGGCTCCGCTCCCGGATCGGACTCGGCATCGCGGTCGCCGCGGTCCTGATCTTCACGTTGTTCCCCGTGTACTGGATGGTCTCCAGCGCGTTCGACGGCAAGGCCTCCAGTGGTGGGCAGTCGCTGATCCCGCAGGAGTTCACGTGGGACAACTTCGCATTCGTCCTCACCGACGGCGGCTTCGGCACGTACCTGCGCAACTCGGCCATCGTCGCCCTCGTGACGGTCCTCGTCAGCGCCCTCGTGTGCCTGCTCGCTGCCGTCGCTGTCGCGCGGTTCAAGTTCAAGTTCCGCACGATGATCCTGATGATGATCCTCGTGGTGCAGATGGTGCCGCTCGAGGCGCTCGTCATCCCGCTGTTCCTCCAGGTCAAGAGCCTCGGCCTGCTCAACAGCATCCTGGGCCTCATGGTCGTCTACGTCGCCCTGTCGCTCGCCTTCGGCATCTGGATGCTGCGCGGCTTCGTCGCCGCCGTTCCGGTCGAGCTCGAGGAGGCCGCCTACATCGACGGTGCCAGCTGGTGGCGGATGTTCCGCTCGGTGCTGCTGCCGCTCGTCATGCCCGGCCTCGTCGCGACGAGCATCTTCAGCTTCATCACGGCGTGGAACGAGTTCATCTTCGCGATGACGATCCTCGGTGCCCAGACCGATCAGTACACGGTCTCGATCGGCCTCAAGTCGTTCTTCGGCCTGCACTCCAACGACTGGGGCAGCATCATGGCCGCGTCGACCATCATCACCGTCCCGGTCATGATCTTCTTCGTGCTGGTGCAGCGCAAGCTCGCCTCCGGCATGGTCGCGGGAGCCGTGAAGGGATGA
- a CDS encoding glycoside hydrolase family 3 N-terminal domain-containing protein, with the protein MTDELERLANGVLWPGFFGTEAPEWLRAELRDGLAGVVYFGQNVGEGLPALSAAILDANPDALIGIDEEGGSVTRLESATGSTVPGAAQLGLLDDLVASEKTGAELARRVRAVGANVVLGPVADVNTDPRNPVIGVRAFGDDEALVSRHVVATIDGIQDAAVAACVKHFPGHGDTHMDSHHSLPEITLDLEEFERVHLEPFRAAVDAGVDAVMTAHIVVPAWGEQPATLNPRVLGKLRDWGYDGVIITDALDMAAIRETVGLGGGAALALAAGADLLCIGNPTNPGDAALPDQDERDFRAARDGIVAALRDGSLSRERVEEAARRVAALAAKLRAAADRDQETADDFDAAEIVRRVLMVTGDTPAAASELAVIDARRRSTLAVDSAGSYVANALADDGLRVRLDVASTPLAEQDRVLDEVVAAPGTTVLLIDRPDTDAAQRALVERAAVRDPAAVVVNVGLPTTNPLPLPTVEVAAASRLGAQMARDALLGRFAVKQRASAD; encoded by the coding sequence ATGACCGACGAACTCGAGCGCCTCGCGAACGGGGTGCTGTGGCCGGGGTTCTTCGGCACCGAGGCGCCGGAGTGGCTGCGCGCCGAACTGCGTGACGGCCTGGCCGGGGTCGTGTACTTCGGCCAGAACGTGGGCGAAGGACTCCCGGCGCTCAGCGCGGCGATCCTCGACGCGAACCCCGACGCCCTGATCGGTATCGACGAAGAGGGCGGCAGCGTCACCCGCCTGGAATCCGCCACAGGGTCGACCGTTCCCGGAGCAGCCCAGCTCGGTCTGCTCGACGACCTGGTGGCCTCGGAGAAGACCGGCGCAGAGCTGGCTCGGCGCGTGCGCGCGGTCGGCGCCAACGTGGTGCTCGGCCCGGTCGCCGACGTCAACACCGACCCCCGCAACCCGGTCATCGGCGTGCGGGCGTTCGGCGACGACGAAGCGCTCGTCTCACGGCACGTGGTCGCCACGATCGACGGCATCCAGGATGCGGCGGTCGCCGCATGCGTCAAGCACTTCCCCGGTCACGGCGACACCCACATGGACTCGCACCACTCCCTCCCCGAGATCACCCTCGATCTCGAGGAGTTCGAGCGGGTGCACCTCGAACCGTTCCGCGCGGCCGTCGACGCGGGCGTGGATGCCGTGATGACCGCGCACATCGTGGTCCCGGCGTGGGGCGAGCAGCCCGCCACGCTCAACCCCCGGGTGCTCGGCAAGCTGCGCGACTGGGGGTATGACGGCGTCATCATCACGGATGCGCTCGACATGGCCGCCATCCGCGAGACCGTCGGACTCGGTGGGGGAGCAGCCCTGGCCCTCGCCGCCGGTGCCGACCTGCTCTGCATCGGAAACCCGACCAACCCCGGCGACGCCGCGCTTCCCGACCAGGACGAGCGAGACTTCCGTGCGGCCCGTGACGGGATCGTCGCCGCACTGCGTGACGGCTCGCTCTCGCGTGAGCGCGTCGAGGAGGCCGCCCGTCGGGTCGCCGCCCTCGCCGCCAAGCTCCGCGCGGCCGCCGACCGCGACCAGGAGACCGCCGACGACTTCGATGCCGCGGAGATCGTGCGTCGCGTGCTGATGGTCACCGGTGACACCCCCGCTGCAGCATCCGAGCTCGCAGTGATCGATGCCCGTCGCCGCTCGACGCTCGCGGTCGACAGCGCGGGCTCGTATGTCGCGAACGCGCTCGCCGACGACGGTCTGCGCGTGCGCCTCGATGTGGCATCCACCCCGCTCGCCGAGCAGGACCGTGTGCTGGACGAGGTCGTCGCAGCTCCCGGAACCACGGTGCTGCTGATCGACCGTCCGGATACCGATGCCGCGCAGCGGGCTCTCGTCGAACGGGCGGCGGTGCGGGATCCGGCAGCGGTCGTCGTCAATGTCGGTCTACCGACGACGAACCCGTTGCCGCTGCCGACCGTCGAGGTCGCCGCGGCCAGTAGGCTCGGTGCGCAGATGGCGCGCGATGCGCTTCTGGGGCGTTTCGCCGTGAAGCAGAGGGCCAGCGCCGACTGA
- a CDS encoding MurR/RpiR family transcriptional regulator, whose amino-acid sequence MDDDVLARVRRSLSKLSAAEARVAETILGDPTLVVDLAINDLAQLCRTSLSTVARFSQSLGYSGYRELRVAVARAITLAQAQQARFGLDTTAIDPDDGPTAIAAKLAAQEIDAIEKTALALDAAALDRVARAVVDARHIDLFGQAASSLTAQDLLLKLSRIGCSVSHSPDPHLAVTTASLRTADDVAIAFSHGGETAETLRALEVARDAGALAVAVTSVAESTLALAADVVLLTHAHESPFRMAAMSSRIAQLALVDVLFVRVVQHRGEPVAVSLQRTHDAVPARRRRT is encoded by the coding sequence ATGGACGATGACGTTCTGGCACGTGTGCGGCGCTCGCTCTCGAAGCTGAGCGCCGCGGAGGCGCGGGTCGCGGAGACGATCCTCGGCGACCCGACGCTCGTCGTCGACCTGGCCATCAACGACCTCGCCCAGCTCTGTCGGACCTCGCTGTCGACGGTGGCCCGTTTCTCCCAGTCGCTGGGGTACAGCGGTTACCGGGAGCTGCGCGTGGCGGTCGCCCGTGCGATCACGCTCGCCCAGGCGCAGCAGGCGCGGTTCGGTCTGGACACCACGGCCATCGATCCGGACGACGGGCCGACGGCCATCGCCGCGAAGCTCGCCGCGCAGGAGATCGACGCGATCGAGAAGACCGCCCTCGCCCTCGATGCCGCAGCCCTCGACCGGGTAGCCCGCGCGGTTGTCGATGCCCGGCACATCGACCTCTTCGGACAGGCGGCATCGTCGCTGACGGCGCAGGATCTGCTGCTGAAGCTGTCGCGCATCGGGTGCTCCGTGTCGCATTCGCCGGACCCGCATCTCGCGGTGACGACGGCTTCGCTACGCACGGCGGATGACGTCGCGATCGCGTTCTCGCACGGCGGGGAGACCGCAGAGACCCTGCGGGCGCTCGAGGTCGCCCGAGATGCCGGTGCGCTGGCTGTCGCGGTCACCAGCGTCGCGGAGTCGACTCTCGCGCTCGCGGCGGACGTCGTGCTGCTCACGCACGCGCACGAGTCGCCGTTCCGGATGGCGGCGATGTCGAGCCGCATCGCCCAGCTCGCTCTGGTCGACGTGCTGTTCGTCCGTGTCGTGCAGCACCGCGGCGAACCGGTGGCCGTCTCTCTGCAGCGCACCCACGACGCGGTTCCCGCGCGCCGCCGCCGCACCTGA
- a CDS encoding sugar kinase, which produces MSDSTPLAICFGEGMVALVAATAGPLEDCRTFHRSLAGAEWNTAIALSSAGIRTAVLSRVGDDGFGRFLTAELRAHGVDDTAVEIDDQAPTGLYVKELVARADGAVDGTMHYYRAGSAAAAMSPEKLAAPVASTLLARAALVHTSGITPAISASALAAQEALYSDHRPGRLVSFDLNWRPALWRGREAEGREIVSGFARRADIVFCTRPDAEAVFGTSDPQELRAQFPQPRYLAVTDASGAVAFDGEERAESDALDAPVVETIGAGDAFAAGFLAGVLTGLSLTGSVARGHRIATRALLSTRDHVD; this is translated from the coding sequence GTGTCCGACTCCACCCCGCTCGCCATCTGCTTCGGCGAAGGCATGGTCGCCCTCGTCGCCGCCACAGCCGGACCGCTGGAGGACTGCCGCACCTTTCACCGTTCCCTGGCCGGAGCGGAATGGAACACCGCCATCGCTCTGTCGTCGGCCGGCATCCGAACTGCTGTCCTCTCCCGGGTCGGCGACGACGGATTCGGCCGGTTCCTCACCGCGGAGCTGCGCGCACACGGCGTCGACGACACGGCCGTGGAGATCGACGATCAGGCGCCGACCGGGCTCTATGTGAAGGAGCTCGTCGCCCGTGCGGACGGCGCGGTCGACGGGACGATGCACTACTACCGCGCGGGCTCCGCGGCCGCCGCGATGTCGCCCGAGAAGCTGGCTGCGCCGGTGGCATCCACCCTGCTCGCCAGGGCCGCGCTCGTGCACACCTCCGGGATCACGCCCGCCATCTCCGCATCTGCGCTCGCCGCCCAGGAGGCGCTGTACTCCGACCATCGTCCCGGCCGGCTCGTCAGCTTCGACCTGAACTGGCGCCCGGCGCTGTGGCGTGGCCGCGAGGCGGAGGGCAGGGAGATCGTGTCCGGCTTCGCCCGCCGCGCCGACATCGTGTTCTGCACACGCCCCGACGCGGAAGCGGTGTTCGGGACCAGCGATCCTCAGGAACTGCGCGCACAGTTCCCCCAGCCGCGCTACCTGGCGGTCACCGACGCCAGCGGGGCCGTCGCCTTCGACGGCGAAGAGCGTGCCGAGAGCGACGCGCTCGATGCCCCGGTCGTGGAGACCATCGGCGCGGGAGACGCCTTCGCCGCGGGTTTCCTCGCCGGGGTGCTGACCGGGTTGTCGCTCACCGGGAGCGTCGCCCGCGGGCACCGCATCGCGACCCGCGCGCTCCTCAGCACCCGCGACCACGTCGACTGA
- a CDS encoding ABC transporter substrate-binding protein produces MHQSVKRRRGLIAVTGATIAAIALAGCVASERGDDDADAGGDVDGTFVFAASSDPASLDPAFAQDGESFRVSRQIFEGLVGTKPGTADPAPLLAEKWESSDDGMSHTFTLKEDVTFQDGTPFNAEAVCVNFDRWFNWTGLAASEAFGYYYNKLFKGYASNAADAVYKSCTPDGDYSVTIELNKPFAGFIPSLSLPSFAMQSPSALQEFGADEVAGSAEAPQLSEYAMGHPVGTGPYQFDEWAPGEQVTLKAYDDYWGEAGQIDEIIFRTIDDPTARRQALESGSIDGYDLVGPADTKALDDDGFTMVSRPPFTILYLAFNQAIPELQDPKVREALSYAVDKDALISQVLPEGTEKATQFVPEVVNGYNPDVTTYDYDPEKAKDLLAEAGYDEANPLKLTFNYPVNVSRPYMPDPEQIYTVLSSQLSEVGVETTPVSEEWVEYLDRTTGTADHGIHLLGWTGDYNDTDNFVGVFFGQKSSEWGFDNPELFQKLTEARGVSSLEEQTPLYEEINEMVAEFIPGVPLAHPAPTLAFDPRVKSYPASPVNDEVFTDIVLTK; encoded by the coding sequence ATGCACCAATCAGTCAAGCGTCGGCGAGGACTCATCGCCGTAACCGGAGCCACGATCGCCGCGATCGCCCTCGCAGGGTGCGTCGCCAGCGAGCGGGGCGACGACGATGCGGACGCGGGAGGCGATGTCGACGGGACGTTCGTGTTCGCGGCATCCTCCGACCCGGCCAGCCTCGATCCCGCCTTCGCGCAGGATGGCGAGAGCTTCCGCGTCTCGCGGCAGATCTTCGAGGGTCTGGTGGGCACCAAGCCCGGTACGGCAGATCCGGCACCGCTCCTCGCCGAGAAGTGGGAGTCGTCCGACGACGGCATGTCGCACACGTTCACCCTCAAGGAGGATGTGACCTTCCAGGACGGCACCCCGTTCAACGCCGAGGCCGTCTGCGTCAACTTCGACCGCTGGTTCAACTGGACCGGTCTCGCCGCCTCGGAAGCGTTCGGCTACTACTACAACAAGCTCTTCAAGGGCTACGCGTCCAACGCGGCCGATGCCGTGTACAAGTCGTGCACCCCCGATGGCGACTACTCGGTCACGATCGAGCTGAACAAGCCGTTCGCCGGTTTCATCCCGTCGCTCTCGCTGCCGTCGTTCGCGATGCAGAGCCCGTCGGCGCTGCAGGAGTTCGGTGCGGACGAGGTCGCCGGCTCCGCCGAGGCCCCGCAGCTGTCGGAGTACGCCATGGGACACCCGGTCGGTACCGGCCCCTACCAGTTCGACGAGTGGGCACCGGGCGAGCAGGTCACGCTCAAGGCCTACGACGACTACTGGGGCGAGGCGGGGCAGATCGACGAGATCATCTTCCGCACGATCGACGACCCGACCGCCCGCCGCCAGGCGCTCGAGTCCGGCTCGATCGACGGCTACGACCTGGTCGGTCCCGCCGACACCAAGGCACTCGACGACGACGGCTTCACGATGGTGTCGCGCCCGCCGTTCACGATCCTCTACCTGGCGTTCAACCAGGCGATCCCGGAGCTGCAGGACCCGAAGGTCCGTGAGGCGCTGTCGTACGCGGTCGACAAGGACGCGCTCATCAGCCAGGTGCTCCCCGAGGGCACCGAGAAGGCGACGCAGTTCGTGCCGGAGGTCGTCAACGGGTACAACCCCGATGTCACGACCTACGACTACGACCCCGAGAAGGCCAAGGATCTGCTGGCCGAGGCCGGCTACGACGAGGCCAACCCGTTGAAGCTCACGTTCAACTACCCGGTCAACGTCTCGCGTCCGTACATGCCGGACCCCGAGCAGATCTACACCGTCCTGTCGTCGCAGCTGTCCGAGGTCGGCGTCGAGACCACCCCGGTCTCGGAGGAGTGGGTCGAGTACCTCGACCGCACCACCGGCACCGCGGATCACGGCATCCACCTGCTGGGCTGGACCGGTGACTACAACGACACCGACAACTTCGTCGGCGTCTTCTTCGGACAGAAGAGCTCCGAGTGGGGCTTCGACAACCCGGAGCTGTTCCAGAAGCTGACCGAGGCGCGCGGCGTCTCCAGCCTCGAGGAGCAGACGCCGCTGTACGAGGAGATCAACGAGATGGTCGCCGAGTTCATCCCCGGCGTCCCGCTCGCGCACCCGGCGCCGACTCTGGCGTTCGACCCCCGCGTGAAGAGCTATCCGGCCAGCCCGGTGAACGACGAGGTCTTCACGGACATCGTCCTCACCAAGTAG